One Aegilops tauschii subsp. strangulata cultivar AL8/78 chromosome 7, Aet v6.0, whole genome shotgun sequence genomic window carries:
- the LOC109746709 gene encoding uncharacterized protein produces MHIALGRQVGRNAEAYLDDIVVKSREAKTLMQDLEETFVSLREVDLRLNPEKCWFGVPSGKLLGFLVSHRGIEANPEKVKAIEDMSPPQTLREMQKLTGRVTALGRFISKLGERALPFFKLMKKKGLFEWTQEADEAFQDLKKYLTSPPVMVVPRPQEPLVLYLAATPYSASAALVAVREERRVQAAVAATPTAVAQGQEGLTGVTTSADEGQPQQEDASGAEGTSPSSQEPRAQTPQEALDSPEGAGTVGAPSLVDHPVYFVSTLCFQQGEKVSNNIAEYEGLIVGLKDPAALGVKRLIIKGDSQLLVNFSNKEGCWTAELKDYLMRGTLPEKEEDAERVARQATAYCIQDGELYQKWPNGVSLRCISREQGKELLADIHDGDCGHHLSSWTLVGKAFRSGFYWPKALDDAIELVKACETCQFHSKQIHHPAQGLQTIPLSWPFAICYASVAHPRSNGQAERANAEVLKGLKTRTFKEKLEACDRGWYNELQP; encoded by the exons ATGCATATCGCCTTGGGCCGGCAAGTCGGGAGAAACGCCGAGGCCTACctcgacgacatcgtggtgaagtctcgggaggccaAGACCCTGATGCAAGACCTGGAAGAAACCTTCGTGAGCCTTCGTGAAgtggacctgcggctcaacccggagaagtgctgGTTCGGTGTTCCTTCTGGCAAGCTTCTAGGTTTTCTCGTGTCGCATAGAGGTATcgaggctaacccagagaaggtcaaggcaatcgaagacatgagTCCGCCGCAAACCCTCAGGGAAATGCAGAAGCTCACCGGGCGAGTAACCGCGCTAGGGCGCTTCATCTCTAAGCTGGGGGAACGTGCTctgcccttcttcaagctgatgaagaagaagggtcTGTTCGAATGGACTCAAGAGGCTGATGAAGCGTTCCAAGACCTCAAAAAGTACCTGActagccctccggtgatggtggttCCGCGCCCTCAGGAGCCCTTGGTACTCTACCTCGCCGCCACACcctactccgccagcgcagctctggtggcggttcgggaggagcgccgAGTCCAGGCCGCAGTGGCCGCAACCCCGACCGCGGTAGCTCAAGGCCAGGAAGGCCTCACGGGGGTCACGACCTCGGCAGACGAGGGCCAGCCTCAACAGGAAGACGCCTCCGGGGCTGAGGGGACCTCGCCAAGCAGTCAGGAGCCGAGGGCTCAAACGCCCCAGGAGGCGCTTGACTCTCCGGAGGGTGCGGGCACCGTCGGCGCGCCCTCCCTCGTCGACCATCccgtgtatttcgtcagcacg ctctgttTCCAGCAGGGCGAAAAGGTTTCCAACAACATAGCAGAATACGAGGGCCTCATAGTAGGCTTAAAGGACCCGGCCGcactgggggtgaagcgcctcatcATCAAGGGGGActcacagctcctcgtcaacttctccaacaaa GAAGGATGCTGGACCGCGGAGCTCAAGGATTACCTGATGCGAGGGACTCTAccagagaaggaagaggacgcggaacgcgtggcccggcaggccacgGCTTACTGCATCCAAGACGGAGAGCTTTACCAGAAGTGGCCCAATGGTGTTTCCCtgcgttgcatctccagggaaCAAGGGAAAGAGTTGCTGGCAGACATTCACGATGGAGACTGTGGGCACCACTTGTCATcatggaccctcgtcggcaaggcatttCGCAGCGGGTTTTATTGGCCTAAAGCACTCGACGACGCAATCGAGCTGGTGAAGGCTTGTGAAACCTGTCAATTCCACTCAAAGCAGATTCATCATCCAGCTCAGGGCCTGCAGACCATTCCACTCTCGTGGCCGTTCGcg atatgttACGCCTCGGTGGCACACCCTcggagcaatggccaggctgaACGCGCCAATGCAGAGGTCCTGAAAGGCCTCAAAACCAGGACCTTCAAggagaagctggaggcctgcgacAGGGGCTGGTACAacgagctcca GCCCTAA